One Solea senegalensis isolate Sse05_10M linkage group LG3, IFAPA_SoseM_1, whole genome shotgun sequence genomic window carries:
- the LOC122766018 gene encoding coxsackievirus and adenovirus receptor homolog codes for MYIREVKDTDFGTYRCTVENPVSLGEYCEVILQPKPQTTGPPNMNVTTVVASVTDMGGGSRHIPQTESQTTGPPNTDATPAVASVTDMGGASRHIPQTESQTTGPPNMEATTVVASVTRSGVLGHVPMPKLNTSSKYYAARGENVTLECHFMVTPEDLDQLTIEWLFGPRYGQDDKDLLISFFGDAKYHKNGIQDRVRFSSPNPQDGDASLMLNDLALTDTGTYQCAIKAMTQIQSKKFVLKVMEKLPTPVCGLYGDVEEGKELILTCRISPDILPRKFRWERMTGNRRLPQPASFYGLQGDLYIKEVKKTDFGTYRCTVENPVSKGEYCEVILTTAVLTPIAVRERGLEPHVIALPAPNSATSVVIAVAVVTSAMVIIVIIITVVVFEYCKRNPHCELTDERPPRQEKCIADAVPKGDPEYISLYKMGRKKIITCEGDNQGIEISEEWYV; via the exons ATGTATATTAGAGAAGTAAAGGACACTGACTTTGGAACCTACCGCTGCACTGTTGAGAACCCTGTAAGTCTAGGGGAATACTGTGAAGTAATTCTCCAACCAAAACCTCAGACCACAGGACCACCAAACATGAACGTGACCACAGTGGTTGCTTCAGTCACAGACATGGGAGGAGGCTCTCGTCACATCCCTCAGACAGAATCTCAGACCACAGGACCACCAAACACGGACGCAACCCCAGCGGTCGCTTCAGTCACAGACATGGGAGGAGCCTCTCGTCACATCCCTCAGACAGAATCTCAGACCACAGGACCACCAAACATGGAAGCAACCACAGTGGTCGCTTCAGTCACGAGATCAGGAGTTTTAGGTCACGTCCCCATGCCTAAACTTAACACATCATCAAAGTACTATGCAGCTCGAGGTGAAAATGTCACCCTTGAATGTCATTTCATGGTTACTCCTGAGGATTTGGATCAGTTGACGATCGAATGGCTCTTTGGGCCGAGATATGGACAAGATGACAAGGACCTCCTGATCTCATTTTTTGGAGAtgcaaaatatcacaaaaatggCATCCAGGACAGGGTTCGTTTTTCCTCTCCAAATCCCCAGGATGGTGATGCTTCATTGATGTTAAATGACCTTGCGCTTACAGACACAGGTACTTACCAATGTGCGATCAAAGCAATGACTCAAATCCAAAGCAAGAAATTTGTGCTGAAGGTTATGGAGAAGCTACCTACACCAGTATGTGGACTCTACGGTGATGTTGAAGAGGGCAAAGAACTGATTTTGACATGCAGGATCTCCCCAGACATCCTACCCCGAAAGTTCAGATGGGAAAGAATGACTGGAAATAGAAGGCTTCCTCAACCTGCATCTTTCTATGGACTTCAAGGTGACCTGTATATTAAAGAAGTAAAGAAAACTGACTTTGGAACCTACCGCTGCACTGTTGAGAACCCTGTAAGTAAAGGGGAATACTGTGAAGTCATTCTGACAACAGCAGTTCTTACTCCCATCGCTGTCAGAGAGCGAGGACTCGAACCACACGTCATCGCCCTGCCGGCACCAAACAGTGCAACATCTGTCGTGATAGCAGTAGCAGTGGTTACTTCAGCCATggtcatcattgtcatcatcatcacggtCGTCGTCTTTGAATACTGCAAAAGGAATCCTCATTGTGAATTGACAGACGAACGTCCTCCCCGTCAAGAGAAGTGCATTGCAGAT GCCGTGCCAAAGGGTGACCCTGAATACATCAGTCTTTACAAGATGGGCCGAAAAAAGATAATAACTTGTGAAGGAGACAACCAAG GAATTGAAATTTCTGAAGAGTGGTATGTCTAG